A part of Microbacterium terregens genomic DNA contains:
- a CDS encoding sugar ABC transporter permease, which yields MTTQVTAPRRPRSSGIRRGEGVAGWLFTAPIIVILGVFLFIPVLMALWVSFSDWSGRGSPLSANVAFVGLDNYAAVTTGGGLAERNFGIALRNNAWYVLLVVPLQTILALFLASLVSRAILRGRGFFRTAFYFPSVTSSVAITVLWLFLFSTTGVINEVLSWVGINGPNWFADPRGIVHVALGSVGLRAGPEALTSSGFLGISWWEWLAGPSVAMSAFILMAIFTTSGTMMLLFIAALQNVGVELGEAGMMDGATGWQRFWHITLPQLRPTLFTVLTLGLIGCWQVFDQIYTGTQGGPAKTTVTPAYLSYQAAFINQDWGQGSAIAFILFLIIIFFAIVQRWVLRDRPVSKRRARQYQVKGKTS from the coding sequence ATGACCACCCAGGTCACCGCCCCTCGCCGCCCGAGGTCCTCCGGGATCCGCCGCGGCGAGGGGGTCGCCGGATGGCTCTTCACCGCGCCGATCATCGTCATCCTCGGCGTCTTCCTCTTCATCCCCGTGCTCATGGCACTGTGGGTGAGCTTCTCCGACTGGTCTGGACGCGGCAGCCCGCTGTCTGCGAATGTGGCATTCGTCGGCCTCGACAACTACGCCGCCGTCACCACCGGAGGTGGGCTGGCCGAGCGCAACTTCGGCATCGCGCTGCGAAACAACGCCTGGTATGTGCTGCTCGTGGTTCCGCTGCAGACCATCCTCGCGCTGTTCCTCGCCTCGCTGGTCAGCCGAGCCATCCTGCGCGGACGCGGCTTCTTCCGCACCGCGTTCTACTTCCCGTCGGTGACCAGCTCCGTGGCGATCACGGTGCTGTGGTTGTTCCTGTTCTCCACGACGGGCGTCATCAACGAGGTGCTCTCGTGGGTAGGGATCAACGGACCCAACTGGTTCGCCGACCCCCGCGGGATCGTCCACGTCGCGCTCGGCAGCGTCGGCCTGCGGGCGGGTCCCGAAGCCCTCACCAGCAGTGGCTTCCTCGGGATCTCCTGGTGGGAGTGGCTGGCCGGTCCGTCGGTGGCCATGAGCGCGTTCATCCTGATGGCGATCTTCACCACGAGCGGAACGATGATGCTGCTGTTCATCGCCGCCCTGCAGAACGTGGGCGTCGAACTCGGCGAGGCCGGGATGATGGACGGCGCCACCGGATGGCAGCGCTTCTGGCACATCACGCTCCCCCAGCTGCGCCCCACCCTGTTCACGGTGCTCACGCTGGGGCTCATCGGATGCTGGCAGGTCTTCGATCAGATCTACACCGGCACACAGGGCGGCCCTGCAAAGACGACCGTGACACCGGCGTACCTGTCCTACCAGGCCGCGTTCATCAACCAGGACTGGGGGCAAGGGTCGGCGATCGCGTTCATCCTGTTCCTGATCATCATCTTCTTCGCCATCGTCCAGCGGTGGGTCCTGCGGGACCGACCGGTGTCCAAACGGCGAGCGCGGCAGTATCAGGTGAAGGGAAAGACATCATGA
- a CDS encoding LacI family DNA-binding transcriptional regulator — translation MGKPPTVEDVARMAGVSRQTVSNVLNSPGIVRDETRERVQQAIADLAYRPHAAARRLRTRRSSTIGVHLDPYSGGISGVILDRFVHALSERASERGMRVLIYSARSADEEIARLGDLVDGAEIDAVVITGTFFGDPRTGWLLQRNVPFVSFGRPWGGDDVYSSAHTWVDVDGAAGTRAATAHAIETAGFRVGFFGWPPDNGTGDDRERGWRAAMTDAAAVGPRFEAIEGLARAREVMSAVFAAPDTLRDLDALVCVSDSHAVAAHLAASDAGRRDLPVIGFDNTPVAEALGISSIEQSPELVAAAVLDRLMGPTGSAVSLRDRDTPPAHVLVEPRLIVRQN, via the coding sequence ATGGGGAAGCCGCCGACCGTCGAAGACGTCGCGCGCATGGCGGGTGTCTCGCGGCAGACCGTCTCGAACGTCCTCAATTCGCCCGGAATCGTCCGTGACGAGACCCGCGAACGGGTGCAGCAGGCGATCGCGGATCTCGCGTACCGTCCGCACGCTGCGGCCCGCCGCCTGCGCACCCGGCGCAGCTCGACGATCGGCGTCCACCTGGATCCCTACTCGGGCGGAATCTCCGGCGTCATTCTCGACCGCTTCGTGCACGCCCTCAGTGAACGGGCCAGTGAGCGGGGCATGCGCGTTCTGATCTACAGCGCCCGCAGTGCGGATGAGGAGATCGCCCGCCTCGGCGACCTCGTCGACGGTGCTGAAATCGACGCGGTCGTGATCACCGGCACGTTCTTCGGCGACCCGCGCACCGGCTGGCTCCTGCAGCGCAACGTACCGTTCGTGTCGTTCGGCCGGCCGTGGGGCGGCGACGACGTGTACAGTTCCGCGCACACCTGGGTAGACGTGGACGGCGCCGCCGGCACCCGGGCGGCGACGGCGCATGCGATCGAGACGGCCGGGTTCCGGGTCGGCTTCTTCGGCTGGCCGCCGGACAACGGCACGGGAGATGACCGCGAACGCGGCTGGCGTGCGGCGATGACGGATGCCGCGGCCGTCGGCCCGCGCTTCGAGGCGATCGAGGGGCTCGCGCGTGCGCGCGAGGTGATGTCCGCGGTCTTCGCCGCGCCGGACACGCTGCGGGACCTGGATGCTCTGGTGTGCGTCAGCGACTCGCACGCGGTCGCTGCGCACCTCGCCGCCTCCGACGCGGGTCGGCGTGACCTGCCGGTCATCGGCTTCGACAACACTCCCGTGGCCGAGGCCCTCGGGATCTCGAGCATCGAGCAGTCGCCGGAGCTCGTCGCGGCCGCGGTGCTCGACCGCCTGATGGGTCCGACCGGATCGGCGGTCTCGCTGCGAGACCGCGACACACCGCCGGCGCATGTGCTGGTCGAGCCGCGCCTCATCGTCCGTCAGAACTGA
- a CDS encoding sugar ABC transporter substrate-binding protein — protein MTRKTRVLAGAGALAVAGAMVLSGCGGSGFDDSGDSGGEGGLTSSDDALSILIGSSGEAETAAVEDAVAAWSDESGVKAEVSVANDLPQQLSQGFAGGSPPDLFYLAPEALAGYAGNGSLVAYGDQLENKDDFYPSLVENFTLDGDFYCAPKDFSTLALIINTDLWAAAGLTEADIPATWEDLTAVTQKLTTADTVGLAFGPEYQRVGTFMAQAGGGLVVDGEPVADSAENVEALDYVQARLQDGTFAYSTDIGASWGGEAFGKQLAAMVIEGNWITGAMSADFPDVAYTVAELPAGPAGQGTLQFTNCWGMSADSPNQEAALSLVEFLTSTEQQLTFSKAFGPMPSIQSAADAWTEANPDQGAFLTGADYAQFPPTGEGATDVIADFNAQLESLKDGNPQEILDSVQTNLEAVAG, from the coding sequence ATGACGAGGAAGACGCGCGTGCTGGCGGGTGCCGGCGCGCTCGCCGTTGCCGGTGCGATGGTGCTGAGTGGATGCGGCGGTTCGGGTTTCGACGACTCGGGCGACTCCGGCGGTGAGGGCGGGCTCACGTCTTCCGACGACGCGCTCAGCATCCTGATCGGTTCGAGCGGCGAGGCCGAAACGGCGGCGGTCGAAGACGCGGTCGCGGCGTGGTCGGACGAGTCCGGCGTGAAGGCGGAGGTCTCGGTGGCGAACGACCTGCCGCAGCAGCTGTCGCAGGGCTTTGCCGGCGGCTCACCGCCGGATCTGTTCTACCTGGCTCCCGAGGCCCTCGCGGGATACGCAGGCAACGGTTCACTCGTGGCCTACGGCGACCAGCTGGAGAACAAGGACGACTTCTACCCGTCGCTCGTGGAGAACTTCACCCTCGACGGCGACTTCTATTGTGCTCCCAAGGACTTCTCGACGCTCGCGCTCATCATCAACACGGATCTGTGGGCTGCGGCGGGCCTCACGGAAGCGGACATTCCGGCGACGTGGGAAGACCTGACGGCCGTGACCCAGAAGCTCACGACGGCCGACACGGTGGGCCTCGCATTCGGCCCGGAGTACCAGCGGGTGGGCACCTTCATGGCGCAGGCCGGCGGTGGCCTCGTAGTGGACGGTGAGCCCGTGGCCGACAGTGCCGAGAACGTCGAGGCTCTCGACTACGTGCAGGCACGTCTGCAGGACGGAACGTTCGCCTATTCGACGGACATCGGTGCGAGCTGGGGCGGCGAAGCGTTCGGCAAGCAGCTGGCCGCGATGGTCATCGAGGGCAACTGGATAACCGGCGCGATGAGCGCTGACTTCCCGGATGTGGCGTACACCGTCGCCGAGCTGCCGGCCGGCCCCGCGGGCCAGGGCACTCTGCAGTTCACGAACTGCTGGGGCATGTCCGCAGACAGCCCCAACCAAGAGGCCGCACTCAGCCTGGTCGAGTTCCTCACCTCCACCGAGCAGCAACTGACGTTCTCGAAGGCGTTCGGTCCGATGCCGTCGATCCAGTCCGCGGCAGATGCGTGGACCGAGGCGAACCCCGACCAGGGCGCGTTCCTGACGGGGGCGGACTACGCGCAGTTCCCGCCCACCGGCGAGGGTGCCACCGACGTCATCGCGGACTTCAACGCCCAGCTCGAGTCGCTCAAGGACGGGAATCCGCAGGAGATCCTGGACTCAGTGCAGACGAACCTCGAGGCAGTGGCCGGCTGA